A portion of the Parasteatoda tepidariorum isolate YZ-2023 chromosome 5, CAS_Ptep_4.0, whole genome shotgun sequence genome contains these proteins:
- the LOC122269762 gene encoding uncharacterized protein — MEKIIAKRLTWFTETYSIIAEEQAGFRQYRSPNQHVTLLSQYIKDALDKKHVLTAVFVDLRTAYDLKINGIKCLLYADDLVIWTEIPKDSVERQSELALNQALKELNKWCHINNMEVNLEKTCYQTFSLTHQPIKLKLLYEDVPVLYTDSSSYLGVVFDRKLTWTEHVTKVLERATSRLSLMKRIAGSKWGCCRNTLDMTYKSYILPLMTYCCEPLAVTSEKVLDSLERFHNQALRLITGAVKTTPIDALLLSTHPMNIKTSIEERAVILWEKILRLPDCLSLWSTPLTNIGRTLKTQNGFLQIVVEIKDQLNITWKTEDLIRSQCPIEKERYSLSLNLCQDVSKRDTNDQVLKSIALETLHLLYPENEWLHIFTDGSRLAEGTNAGAGVSCNLFSFYTPIGSSRTAFDAEVSAISVALSQLQNHLEKFNNVVILSDSKAALQAIASSKAPASADILHCRQALHRLDQHNKNVAMQWVPAHCGLQEHLWSYLENHIRAAPLPPRNVRELQDQLVSSWYQIPQTTYQHLVESIPLRVLAVSRAKGGSTCY; from the exons atggaaaaaataattgcaaaaagaCTGACATGGTTCACGGAAACATACAGCATCATAGCCGAAGAACAGGCAGGATTTAGACAGTACAGATCACCTAACCAGCATGTCACCCTCCTTAGCCAATATATAAAGGATGCTCTTGATAAAAAACATGTACTCACTGCTGTTTTCGTGGACCTAAGAACCGCTTACGATTTG AAAATTAACGGTATCAAATGCCTTCTCTACGCAGATGACTTAGTCATCTGGACCGAAATTCCCAAAGACAGTGTTGAGAGACAATCAGAACTAGCCCTTAATCAGGCATTAAAGGAATTAAACAAATGGTGCCACATCAATAACATGGAAGTCAACCTTGAAAAAACATGTTACCAGACCTTCTCCTTGACACATCAGCCTATCAAACTAAAACTATTGTATGAGGACGTTCCCGTTTTATATACAGACTCTTCTTCATACTTAGGTGTTGTATTCGACCGAAAACTGACGTGGACAGAGCACGTGACCAAAGTTTTGGAGAGAGCCACCTCGAGACTTTCCCTAATGAAAAGAATAGCCGGATCAAAATGGGGCTGCTGTAGAAATACCCTCGACATGACATATAAATCATATATACTCCCCCTCATGACTTATTGCTGCGAGCCGCTGGCGGTGACCAGCGAAAAAGTCCTTGACTCGCTGGAAAGATTCCACAATCAGGCCCTTCGACTTATAACAGGGGCCGTTAAAACAACTCCGATTGATGCACTCCTATTATCTACCCACCCCATGAACATCAAGACTAGTATAGAAGAGAGGGCAGTTATTTtgtgggaaaaaattttaagactacCAGACTGCCTCTCCCTATGGAGCACCCCACTGACAAATATTGGTCGAACTTTGAAGACCCAGAACGGTTTCCTCCAAATAGTCGTTGAAATAAAAGACCAACTGAATATTACTTGGAAAACAGAAGACCTTATTAGATCGCAGTGCCCTATCGAAAAAGAGAGATACTCACTGAGTTTAAACCTGTGTCAAGATGTTTCCAAGAGAGACACAAATGATCAAGTCTTAAAATCTATCGCCCTGGAGACTTTGCACTTACTGTACCCAGAGAACGAATGGCTACATATATTCACAGACGGTTCAAGATTGGCTGAAGGCACTAATGCAGGAGCCGGAGTTTCCTGCaaccttttttcattttacacccCGATTGGTTCGTCTAGAACAGCCTTCGATGCAGAAGTATCGGCAATAAGCGTAGCTCTGTCACAACTACAGAATCACcttgagaaatttaataacGTAGTCATCCTCTCTGACTCCAAAGCCGCACTCCAAGCTATTGCTTCCTCCAAAGCCCCCGCATCTGCCGACATTCTACATTGTCGTCAAGCCCTTCACAGGCTTGACCAACACAACAAAAATGTCGCCATGCAATGGGTACCAGCGCACTGTGGACTTCAAG agcacttgtggtcctacttggaaaaccataTTCGTGCTGCCCcactaccccctcgcaatgtgagggaattgcaggaccagttggtgagctcttggtaccagatacctcagactacttatcagcaccttgtggaatcaatacCACTGCGGGTGCTTGCAGTTtcgagggctaaaggtggttctacatgttattag
- the LOC107457097 gene encoding protein GVQW3-like has protein sequence MLQDAFKVKCISRSQCGKWHKAFKEGRERVTDEPRSGRPTTARTDENVQREREVLKSDLRLSIQAITNTLNLSKCVVHRIVTEDLQMRKVCAKLVPKVLMEEQKLPDPK, from the coding sequence ATGCTTCAAGACGCCTTTAAGGTGAAATGCATTTCGAGATCTCAGTGTGGAAAGTGGCACAAGGCCTTCAAGGAGGGTCGGGAGAGGGTCACCGACGAGCCTCGTTCTGGACGCCCAACAACAGCCCGAACAGATGAAAACGTCCAGCGTGAGCGTGAAGTTTTGAAGTCAGACCTTCGGTTAAGTATTCAGGCAATCACCAACACCCTGAACTTGTCAAAATGTGTGGTACATAGGATTGTGACGGAGGATTTGCAAATGAGAAAGGTCTGTGCGAAGCTTGTGCCGAAGGTGTTGATGGAGGAGCAAAAACTACCTGATCCAAAGTAA